One Nicotiana tabacum cultivar K326 chromosome 23, ASM71507v2, whole genome shotgun sequence genomic window, ACTTTTGCTAATATTAGAGCATCAATTTGCGCTTGACCAAGTTTTCTAGAGggaaatcttctttaaaaatagcTTATGCAACTATTTTTAACCCCCAAAAAAAACCATTGACTTTTCGGAAACTTGGTCAAACAAGTTATAAGTAGTAGAAAAAAAGTTTAACGTTCTTGAACCAAATTCTTGACCAAGATCCAACAGTTTTCGTAGAAGTTACGTTCGTATAAGAATTTTCTAAACAAACGGACTAGTGTTTGTTGTGTATATATTTGATACAAAATAAgtttttgataaatttaataaaataaaactgaTAAAGCTACGtcattttcatgttaaaattgaagataatttttttttaattttaagttACTCTTATCGGAATTatgcaaaataaaataacaacaacgaTAGAAGAACAATTAagttaaaatagaaaaaaataatctTTTGTTCTTAATTCCATTTTATTACTGCTGAATTTGACAAAAGACAaacttatataaaaaaaactgcAGAAATATGGAGATGGCCCTCAGAATGAACTACCCCTTGAGGTGAATGGAGACTACACGAGAGATATTGGATACTTGAAAATTTCCAAATACTCTGTGAATGTGACAAATTGCAACTCACATAACAATCTTCTTAACAATGTTTGGTACCAACCGGAAGAAGTATTCCCTGTATTTGGCACTCCTGAGGAAAGACAACATATCTTTTGGGTTCCTGTTGACCCTCAGTACTTTGCAATCGCCAAGAAACTCGAGGTAATAAATTATATTCCCTGaccagttaagtcaaataagttTTTCTTAATTGTGATTTTTTTATTTGCCttttaactattttaaaatattaattactgtGATTTATAGTAATAATCTTTATGATGTTTCTAAATATATAgactttatttcaaaattttaaagatCGTATGCCCGTCACACcaaaagttgaaaaggttgaccctCGTAATCCGAACCGTGTCAGTAGGCGGATGGATcgcatattttttttaaatctaaaGCATTTACAATATCAAGTTGTAGTGGAGTATGTCGTAcgataatttaatttaaatattttgatggTCGTAATAATTAGTTGGGAGGGTCATAATACAAGTTTTAAATTGCTTGGTTCAAGACAAAACTAGCTAGACAAAGACAAAACTAGCTAGACACTTAGCGTTTGTTAATTCGTTGTAGCGTagaaaaaatctgaaaggattctgTATTCGTTAAATATTAGAGTAATGAAAAATCAACCCCCCCTcccctccaaagcacaaacaccGACGACCCTCCTCTCAATATATAGGAAATAATTTTTATTGCTGACCCTTTTTTCTAGATACGTTAGATAAATTTGAAGTGGACGTGAAGATATACAACCCTATTTCATCGTCTTTATAAAGTAACTCGTGTTTGCTATAAGATACCCATCCGTCTCAAATTACGTTACTTTATAAGAACTTTGACAAACATATTAgaatgtatttttttattatattgacAAGGATGGCAATTTACAGTTTTTCTAGTATAGTTTTTGAGTCAATTTAACTTTTGAAAATTAGTCAAATTATCACTAAAAAAGTAAAAGCACACTTATCTTGTAAGGAAGTAATAGCTAGCTAGTAAATACTGAATATTTGTTGATGTGTGTAAGTAGACTGCATGTTTTCCTCTTTTATTCCAGAAAAAAAAAAGCTTAACAAGACATATTGTAATGTAAAACTATATAGGGATTGAAATTAGAAGAGTGTATAGACGCAAAAACATGCTTGAGTCATACACCAAAGGTAGCAAGAGTACACAGAGGAACAAGTGCAAGCATATACTTAGACAATGCAGCTTACAGGAGCTTCATCTACAACAAATTTGATGTGAGTCCTGTGGAAATGGAAAGTGCAGCAGTGGCTCTCATTTGCTACCAGCAGAAGACACCTTACATCGTTATCCGCGCCCTCTCCGACTTGGCCGGCGGTGGCGACGCCGACAATGAGGCCGCCACCTTCATCACCCTTGCTGCTAACAACTCTGTTGAAGTTGTCGTGCAATTCATCAAGCAGTTGTCTTTGACCAAATATCAAGATGCTTGATTTTGGAATTAACTAAAGTATTTCGCAGCTACTAATTCTTCTTCATCGTCAGATGAGGAGTAGTTAGCTAAGTTTAATTTTTCTTAAGTGAACTTTAATGTGTACTAGTATTGCATCCCCTAATAATGGAACTTTGTTcatgacctcatgcactgtgctTAAACCCAAAGCCGTCGAGTTTGGTTGGTGGGATAAAAGTTAACAATTCCGTGATAAAATGCAGATTATTTTATTCCGCATTTGATTATAGGTAGTATTAGTCAATCTCGAGAACCATTTTATACTAAAATGTTAGATTAATTATCCCGACTAATATCCAACTCATGAAATATCCTTGTCTGTCCATCGATCCTGATAACCAAAGCAACCCCTTCCAACTTAATTATTCTATTTTTTCAGCTACATACTTCGATTCGATGCCGATAATTATCATCTCGAGAgatcaaaaccagatttaagtgGGAGCAATTCAATTCACGTTTTTCTTTTCCacgttatttttcttttattttactattttttgttttctttttcagttATTTTCCACCGTCGTCTTCCCAAATTAAATTACCACCAAACTACCACTGCATACAAAGGCTCATATTCAGGTTTTGTTCGACAAAACACCAGTTTTAACAACAAAGGCCAGACTTCCTAACTCCGGCGATTGTTCCACCGGAAAAATGGCATCTCCGGCAAGATGAGCAAAACCAATCCGACAGATTATCTTCTCCAATCTTTCAAAAACCTCAACCACAAAAACTTTCCTAATTAAGCACTTCTATGCCTTGAGAATCTTCGAAAAATTTATCAAATGGTCCAATCATTGTCTGGATAAATATTTCGTGGAATCATATTCGATAAGCATCGTTCAATCATACAGATGTTAGATACTTTTGCGATAAAGATCGTACATATATGACTTTACTGTCTACCGATAAGAACAGACATTGCAATAATTGACGGGTCTGTATGTATTATCCCTAATCCCTATATTTAACTTATCACGTGATAGTCAAACTAATTATCATGAAATTTGTTGTGACAATTTTACGTATTGTTACAATCCTTATTTTGTTAGTCTTTTTCTGTCACTGATTGGAATGGGACTTTTCTTAAGAAGAGTCTTAGTATATATGGTGCAATCTCTACTGATTCACTCTACCTATAACATTCTTCGTTACCcccaaaagagaaaaaatctGAATAATATATGTATCTCCGATTTTTTTACTGAAGCATGGGATATTCTCTCttttaaactaaaataaaattcaGATCATTACCAAATTAAACACATCAAGTTATAAATCCCTAGACCTAACTTTTCGAAAACGCCACTTGAACGAAAGAAACTGCGTACGTTACCAAAGCAGCCCATGTGGAGGGTCCATATATACTATTTTCTCTGTTGTTTAATCCATTCAAGTGTCAGAATATATTCTACAAAAACGAGCCATCAACCGTGAGAAAGAAAATGTACGAAATCACGTGGTGATATATATAAGTAATAAACTAGAGAGAGAGATGAAAGATCGACAGATCACAAATACGTGCGTTAATC contains:
- the LOC107769361 gene encoding bark storage protein A, with the translated sequence MAVSKLFLALFLVFVVLTLEEANGAATGKTKKLIDMANRRGPYLGLVIPNLFEMNPLLQHPSYKPTNLTIDYAGRRFRFGYIDNQPVVLVMTGLAMLNAGITTQLLLALFKVKGVVHYGIAGNANPSLHIGDVAIPQYWAHTALWNWQKYGDGPQNELPLEVNGDYTRDIGYLKISKYSVNVTNCNSHNNLLNNVWYQPEEVFPVFGTPEERQHIFWVPVDPQYFAIAKKLEGLKLEECIDAKTCLSHTPKVARVHRGTSASIYLDNAAYRSFIYNKFDVSPVEMESAAVALICYQQKTPYIVIRALSDLAGGGDADNEAATFITLAANNSVEVVVQFIKQLSLTKYQDA